From a single Nostoc sp. MS1 genomic region:
- a CDS encoding serine/threonine-protein kinase, protein MQPPILIGSVLQNRYRIVQILGQGGFGRTYLAEDQRRFNELCAIKELIPTPTATSSWEKAQELFHREAAILYQIENPQVPKFREKFEQDQRLFLVQDYVAGKTYRELLTQRQTAGQAFTELEVLQLIRSLLPVLEHIHGRGIIHRDISPDNIILRDSDSKPVLIDFGVVKELATRLQSPDMTTPLTTVGKLGYSPSEQMQTGRAYPSSDLYALAVTAIVLLTGKEASELFDENQLSWTWQRWVRVNPTFAQILNRMLSYTPGDRFQSAAEVSQALLSIDQPNNGVPSLPDLSRVQTVAVGRRPDVVQPPPLTPNKPDPIIPPSRSNSVLDNPLALGAIGSAVVILAGVGSWALVSSIRSHSSSRPGETPPPQSFPSPVVTGGTTFATPTAEPVILNKRLNLGATNTATVTDNIQANQIIQYSFFGQAGDKLTTFIDQSDGVLLTVTSNQQPIEPSAQQVTNYVGTLPNTGRYTIRLTLNPGVAASDYSLTVAVEKPIQATPTPTLTPTPTPTETPTFIPTPIPTPTLTPTPTLTPTPTPTPTETPTPTETPTLFPEPQTTP, encoded by the coding sequence ATGCAACCACCAATTTTAATTGGCTCTGTCCTGCAAAATCGTTACCGCATCGTGCAAATTCTCGGACAAGGAGGATTTGGTAGAACCTACTTGGCGGAAGACCAGAGACGCTTTAACGAACTGTGTGCGATTAAGGAACTGATTCCGACACCGACAGCAACGTCCTCTTGGGAAAAGGCGCAAGAACTTTTCCACCGAGAGGCTGCTATTTTATATCAGATAGAAAATCCGCAAGTACCAAAATTCCGGGAAAAATTTGAGCAAGACCAGCGCTTATTCTTAGTACAGGATTATGTAGCTGGGAAAACTTATCGAGAACTGCTAACCCAACGCCAAACTGCTGGCCAAGCCTTTACTGAGCTAGAAGTATTACAATTAATCCGCTCATTGTTACCTGTGTTGGAACATATCCACGGGCGCGGTATTATCCACCGGGATATTTCTCCAGATAACATTATTTTGCGAGACAGCGATTCTAAGCCAGTTTTAATTGATTTTGGTGTGGTTAAAGAACTGGCGACTCGTTTGCAATCTCCAGACATGACAACACCACTTACTACGGTGGGGAAATTAGGCTACTCACCCAGTGAACAAATGCAAACAGGACGGGCTTATCCTAGTAGTGATTTGTATGCTTTAGCAGTCACAGCTATTGTTTTATTAACTGGTAAGGAAGCATCAGAATTATTTGATGAAAACCAACTAAGTTGGACTTGGCAAAGGTGGGTGAGGGTAAATCCAACCTTTGCTCAGATTTTAAACCGGATGTTGAGTTACACACCAGGCGATCGCTTCCAATCTGCGGCGGAAGTATCCCAAGCACTACTATCTATAGACCAACCTAATAACGGTGTTCCTTCACTCCCAGACCTTTCCCGTGTGCAGACGGTTGCAGTCGGTCGTCGTCCCGATGTTGTTCAGCCACCCCCACTTACACCAAACAAACCAGACCCCATAATTCCCCCCAGCCGTAGTAACTCAGTTTTAGATAATCCTTTGGCGTTGGGTGCTATAGGTAGTGCTGTAGTAATTTTGGCTGGCGTTGGTTCTTGGGCTTTAGTAAGTTCTATTCGCAGCCACTCATCATCGCGTCCAGGTGAAACCCCTCCACCGCAAAGTTTCCCTTCACCAGTGGTAACTGGGGGTACTACTTTTGCCACCCCAACAGCAGAACCAGTAATTTTAAACAAACGTCTCAATTTAGGGGCTACTAATACAGCTACAGTTACGGACAATATCCAAGCAAATCAAATTATTCAGTATAGTTTCTTTGGGCAAGCAGGAGATAAACTTACTACCTTTATTGATCAAAGTGATGGGGTGTTATTAACTGTTACTAGCAATCAACAGCCAATTGAGCCTAGCGCCCAACAAGTTACGAACTATGTAGGCACATTACCTAATACTGGCAGATATACGATTCGATTGACTCTCAATCCTGGAGTTGCAGCAAGTGACTATAGTTTGACTGTAGCAGTAGAAAAACCCATTCAAGCAACACCAACACCTACACTTACACCAACACCAACACCTACAGAAACGCCAACATTCATACCAACACCTATACCCACACCTACACTCACTCCAACACCTACACTCACTCCAACACCCACACCCACACCGACAGAAACACCCACACCGACAGAAACACCTACTTTATTTCCTGAACCACAAACTACACCGTAA
- a CDS encoding Uma2 family endonuclease, with protein MVEQVLINADDYSVPDANQLMTEDDTPVDNFASARQQRLLVGSLYSSLQDQTFLAEANVGIYHTDGEAAIVPDVFISFDVQTPENWWEKQNRCYLVWKFGKVPEVVIEIVSNKEGEELGKKLRIYEKMRVIYYVVYDPTQQLGEKTLRVYQLNGRYYRETQETWLEQVGLGVTLWTGEFEGRQDNWLRWCYQDGSVLATGDELAQRERLEKEQAQQLAQQERLEKEQAQQLAQQERLEKEQAQQRAQLLAERLLSLGIDPENL; from the coding sequence ATGGTTGAGCAAGTTTTAATCAATGCTGATGATTACTCTGTACCAGATGCCAACCAGCTAATGACGGAAGATGATACACCTGTGGATAACTTTGCATCTGCCAGACAACAGCGCTTGTTAGTTGGTTCGCTTTATAGTTCTTTACAAGACCAGACATTTTTAGCTGAGGCTAATGTTGGTATTTATCATACCGATGGTGAAGCGGCGATCGTTCCTGACGTATTTATTAGTTTTGATGTCCAAACTCCTGAAAACTGGTGGGAAAAACAAAACCGATGCTATTTGGTGTGGAAGTTTGGCAAGGTTCCAGAAGTGGTGATTGAAATTGTCTCGAATAAAGAAGGTGAGGAACTAGGCAAGAAATTAAGAATTTATGAAAAAATGCGGGTTATTTACTATGTTGTGTACGACCCGACTCAGCAATTAGGAGAAAAGACACTGCGTGTTTATCAGCTAAATGGTAGATACTACAGGGAAACACAAGAAACTTGGTTAGAACAAGTTGGTTTAGGCGTGACTTTGTGGACTGGTGAATTTGAAGGCAGACAAGATAATTGGTTACGCTGGTGTTATCAAGATGGTAGTGTTTTAGCTACTGGTGATGAATTGGCGCAGAGGGAAAGGTTAGAAAAGGAACAAGCTCAACAGCTTGCTCAACAAGAGCGCTTAGAAAAGGAACAGGCTCAACAGCTTGCTCAACAAGAGCGTTTGGAAAAGGAACAGGCTCAACAACGCGCCCAATTATTAGCAGAAAGACTTTTATCTTTGGGTATTGATCCTGAGAATCTTTAA
- the bioD gene encoding dethiobiotin synthase, which yields MLKSLLITGTDTEAGKTALTTVLAAYCQKYYPQGSWGIMKPIQSGIGDREWYQNLFTLEQSTAEMTPLYFSAPLAPPIAAAKENRQVDLAIVWQTLTQLRSRLDLVLVEAVGGLGSPITDELTVADLAGEWRLPTVLVVPVKLGSLGHAVANVALARQARVDLKGIVLNCTQPRSEEEIANLTPKELIQSLTNVPVLGCLPYVDDFSDFEKLAQIASNLDLETLK from the coding sequence TTGTTGAAATCACTACTAATTACGGGAACTGATACAGAAGCTGGCAAAACTGCTCTGACTACAGTTTTGGCAGCTTACTGTCAAAAATACTACCCTCAAGGCAGTTGGGGGATTATGAAACCAATTCAATCGGGAATTGGCGATCGCGAATGGTATCAAAACTTGTTTACACTAGAGCAGTCCACAGCAGAGATGACACCTCTGTACTTTAGTGCGCCTCTAGCACCCCCCATCGCCGCCGCCAAAGAAAATAGACAAGTGGATTTAGCTATAGTTTGGCAGACTTTAACCCAATTGCGATCGCGTCTTGATTTAGTATTAGTTGAAGCTGTAGGGGGGTTGGGTTCCCCCATAACTGACGAGTTAACAGTGGCAGATTTAGCTGGGGAATGGCGTTTGCCTACAGTATTGGTAGTACCAGTAAAATTAGGTTCTTTGGGTCATGCAGTTGCTAATGTAGCCTTAGCTAGACAAGCGCGAGTTGATCTCAAAGGTATTGTCTTGAACTGCACACAGCCTCGTTCTGAGGAAGAAATCGCCAACTTAACACCAAAAGAGTTAATTCAATCTTTGACTAATGTTCCGGTGTTAGGTTGTTTACCTTATGTAGATGACTTTTCTGATTTTGAGAAACTAGCGCAAATTGCCTCTAATTTAGATTTGGAAACACTAAAGTAA